In Peromyscus eremicus chromosome 2, PerEre_H2_v1, whole genome shotgun sequence, a single genomic region encodes these proteins:
- the LOC131904331 gene encoding eukaryotic translation initiation factor 1-like, whose protein sequence is MSAIQNLHSFDPFADASKGDDLLPAGTEDYIHIRIQKRNGRKTLTTVQGIADDYDKKKLVKAFKKKFACNGTVIEHPEYGEVIQLQGDQRKNICQFLIEIGLAKDDQLKVHGF, encoded by the coding sequence ATGTCCGCTATCCAGAACCTCCACTCTTTCGACCCCTTTGCTGATGCAAGTAAGGGTGATGACCTGCTTCCTGCTGGCACTGAGGATTATATCCATATAAGAATTCAAAAGAGAAACGGCAGGAAGACCCTTACTACTGTCCAAGGGATCGCTGATGATTACGATAAAAAGAAACTAGTGAAGGCGTTTAAGAAGAAATTTGCCTGCAATGGTACTGTAATTGAGCATCCAGAATATGGAGAAGTAATTCAGCTACAGGGTGACCAGCGCAAGAACATATGCCAGTTCCTGATAGAGATTGGACTGGCTAAGGACGACCAGCTGAAGGTCCATGGGTTTTAA